One Melospiza melodia melodia isolate bMelMel2 chromosome 1, bMelMel2.pri, whole genome shotgun sequence genomic window carries:
- the TRIP13 gene encoding pachytene checkpoint protein 2 homolog, with amino-acid sequence MEDAAGDLKQALPNVCDSVQIHVEVHQKSSSVAKKEDIRMSVLKLLNRHNIVFGDYKWTEFDDPFLNNNVQSVAIVDTDLKLKDRQPIDLSTSSLSLHVFHLNEEGPTSENLEEENDDITAAHHWVLPAAEFHGLWESLIYDTEVKSNLLDYVTTTLLFSDKNVDSNLISWNRVVLLHGPPGTGKTSLCKALAQKLTIRLSYRYRYGQLIEINSHSLFSKWFSESGKLVTKMFQKIQELVDDRDALVFVLIDEVESLTAARSAFKAGTEPSDAIRVVNAVLTQIDQIKRYPNVVILTTSNITEKIDMAFVDRADIKQYIGPPSTAAIFRIYLSCLEELMKCQIIYPRQQLLTLRELEMIGFIENNVSRLSLVLKDISRKSEGLGGRVLRKLPFLAHALYIQSPSVTMTTFLQALSLAVDKQFEEKKNLADCV; translated from the exons TGTGGCCAAGAAAGAAGATATTAGGATGAGTGTCTTAAAGCTGTTGAACAGACACAACATCGTATTTGGTGATTACAAGTGGACAGAATTTGACGACCCTTTCCTTAACAACAATGTGCAGTCTGTGGCAATTGTGGACACAGACCTGAAACTGAAGGACAGACAG CCTATTGACCTGAGCACAAGCAGTCTTTCTCTTCATGTTTTTCATCTGAATGAAGAAGGACCAACCTCGGAAAACCTGGAAGAAGAGAATGATGATATCACTGCAGCTCACCACTGGGTGCTACCAGCAG CTGAATTCCATGGTCTTTGGGAAAGTCTTATCTATGACACTGAAGTAAAATCAAAT TTACTCGATTATGTGACGACAACATTATTATTTTCTGACAAAAATGTTGACAGCAACCTGATATCATGGAACAGAGTTGTTTTGCTGCATG GCCCTCCTGGAACTGGGAAAACTTCTCTCTGTAAAGCATTGGCTCAGAAGCTGACAATTCGACTGTCatacag GTATAGGTATGGACAGTTAATTGAGATAAACAGCCATAGCCTTTTCTCTAAATGGTTTTCTGAG AGCGGCAAACTTGTAACCAAGATGTTCCAGAAGATCCAAGAGTTAGTTGATGACAGAGATGCTCTTGTATTTGTACTGATTGATGAG GTGGAAAGCCTCACGGCAGCTCGCAGTGCCTTCAAGGCAGGCACAGAGCCTTCAGATGCTATTCGTGTGGTCAATGCTGTACTGACGCAAATAGACCAGATTAAAAG GTATCCCAATGTAGTTATCCTGACTACTTCAAATATTACAGAGAAAATTGACATGGCCTTTGTAGACAGGGCTGACATAAAACAATACATTGGACCTCCATCTACTGCAGCAATATTTAGAATATATCTTTCTTGCCTGGAAGAGCTGATGAAG TGTCAAATAATATATCCTCGACAGCAGCTTCTGACACTGAGAGAGCTTGAGATGATTGGCTTCATAGAAAATAATGTGTCAAGGTTAAGCCTAGTACTGAAAGATATCTCAAG AAAAAGTGAAGGTCTTGGTGGCCGGGTCCTGAGAAAGCTTCCTTTCCTAGCACATGCACTTTATATTCAA tcccccagtgtcacaatgacaacTTTTCTTCAGGCCCTTTCACTTGCAGTAGACAAacaatttgaagaaaaaaagaatcttGCAGACTGCGTGTGA